The Podarcis raffonei isolate rPodRaf1 chromosome 2, rPodRaf1.pri, whole genome shotgun sequence genome window below encodes:
- the LOC128408030 gene encoding ovomucoid-like isoform X1, which produces MKPGSFFLLTLMVFFLYSGAATEAINEREYCRGYPKGACTKEFNPHCGSDGITYDNKCLFCNAYIASGRVLRLKHLGKC; this is translated from the exons ATGAAGCCAGGCAGCTTTTTCCTCCTCACTTTGATGGTTTTCTTTTTGTACTCAG GTGCTGCCACTGAAGCAATAAATGAACGA GAATATTGTCGTGGGTATCCCAAAGGAGCATGCACCAAGGAGTTTAATCCCCACTGTGGCTCTGATGGCATCACCTATGACAACAAGTGTCTTTTCTGCAATGCATATAT TGCAAGTGGAAGAGTACTGAGACTGAAGCACCTTGGAAAATGCTAA